The Acinetobacter sp. WCHA45 DNA window TTGGCTTGGTAAGGCGCAATCGCTTGTTTAATTTTCTCAACCGTACCTGAGTAACTGGCTTGTTTTTCTTTCGGTAGTTTTGCTGCTTGTTTCGAATCTAACCAATAATTGGCTTCGTCACTAGAAACATATACGGTTGCATTTGGAAAGTTGGCTTTCCCATCTTTACTGATGCCACAGACATGATCGGGGTGTAAATGTGTGAGTAGAATGGTATCAACTTGCTCTGGTTGATAGCCTGATGCTTTTAGGTTGGTCAATACTGAACCTAGATGTGAGCCGAAACAACTCGCTGCACCGCTATCGATTAATACCAGAGATTTTCCTGTATTGACGAGGAACGCATTCACTGAGGTTTGTACGCCTTTCTCTTGATCTGCATAGTATTTCTTCAAAATTTGTTGCACTTGTTGTTGAGAAATATCTTTAAATAAGTTCGGTGACATAAAGTTAGTGCCATCGAGCAGGGCAGTGATCTGTACGTCACCAGCTTGATATTGGTAGTAACCAGCAACTTGTTTTTGTAGGGAGATGGTGGATTCAGCAGCTTGGATGGTATGGGCTGTGGTGCTTAGAGCGAATACGAGGAATAGGGGGGTAAATGTTTTCATGGGGTTCTTATAAGTTTTAAAGGGATGGGTATTTTTTATCATACTTAAATATAAATTTTAAAA harbors:
- a CDS encoding MBL fold metallo-hydrolase; its protein translation is MKTFTPLFLVFALSTTAHTIQAAESTISLQKQVAGYYQYQAGDVQITALLDGTNFMSPNLFKDISQQQVQQILKKYYADQEKGVQTSVNAFLVNTGKSLVLIDSGAASCFGSHLGSVLTNLKASGYQPEQVDTILLTHLHPDHVCGISKDGKANFPNATVYVSSDEANYWLDSKQAAKLPKEKQASYSGTVEKIKQAIAPYQAKQRFKTYKLGDDIQGFKVVNTAGHTPGHFSYELKTKDENVVFIGDIVHSHTVQFDKPETAIEYDIDSKKAVQTRLKQFANFAKNGQTIAAPHLPFPGIGHIYSADGKSYQWIPIHFKD